A window of Gemmatimonadota bacterium genomic DNA:
TCTCACGGAGGATCCGATCCGGCAGTTCGGCGGCGGGCAGGTTTCGGTGCTCCTTCGCAAGGCGCAGCAACTCCTCCGTTCCGCGGGATGCCCCGTCCCCGCGCGGATCGTCAATCAGCCCGTCTGTGAACAGAAGCACCCGGTCGCCCGCTCCGAGATGCACCTCCCCCCGCTCGTATTCGGCTTCGGGAAACGCGCCCAGGAGGAGCCCCCCCGCTTCCATGGAATCCACGCTCCCGTCCCGGCGAACCACCAGCCCCGGTTCGTGTCCCGCATTGGAGTAGACGAGCGTTCCCGTTGCCGGATCGTAAACGGACACCAACGCCGTCACAAAACGATCCGCGTCGAGTTCCGCAGCCAGTGACCGGTTGACCACGGACAGAACGCGACGCGGGTCATCCGAAATCCGGAACGCCGCCCGAACTTCCGCGCGAAAGCCCGCCATGATGAGGCTTGCGGGGATTCCGTGGCCCGAGACATCGGCGATCAGCACGGCCCAGCGGCCATTCTCCATCGGCAGGAAGTCAAAGTAGTCGCCGCCCACATCCGAGGAGGGATCGTTCCTTCCGGCGAGCGTGTGTCCCTCCACCGCGGGCGTGGTGTGAGGGAGCAGCGTCCGGTGAATGTGGCGCGCGACCCGCAGTTCCTCCTCCAGAGCACGCTTCTTGCGAACTTCCGCATACATCCGCGCGTTCCCGATGGAGATCGCCGCCTGATCCGCGAAGGCCACCAGTCGATCCAGATCCCGCGTGCCGTAGGCCGCCGCGTCGTCGCTCTCGAGATTCAAGATGCCGATGACGCGCCCTTCCGTGCGAATGGGAATGGCCATCTCCGAGCGCGTCGCCTTCCGTGCGTTGACATAGCGCGGATCCGCATGCACATCTCCCACGGCCACTCCCTCTCCCCGGTCCGCCACCCACCCGAGAATCCCGTGCCCGACCTTCAGGCGCACTTCATCGAACCGCTCGGGGGCGTATCCGCGAAGCTTCTCCCGGCGGATCTCCCGCGTTTCATCCCGAATGAGGAAAATGCCCGATGCATTCGACGGGACCAGTTCTTCCAGCGCATCCAGGATGGCGTCCAAGAGTTCGTCCAGATCCAGTTGAGCGCTGATCTTCGTCCCGATGTCCCGAAGGAGCGAAAGCTCACGGATTCGCCGCTCCAGATCCCGGGCCAGACGAGCATTGTCGAGCGCAACGGCCAGGTGGTCCGCAAGCGCGGCCAGAGCGCCTTCGCTCCCGAGAACGCGTGGCGGTGGCTCTTCGCGAAAAGCGACCTCCAGACTTCCAAGCACCCGATCGAGCCGCTTGAGAGGGACGGCGATCCGCACGGCCGGGGGTGATCCGAGGATTCGCGCGGAGGCCCGTGCGCCCGGAGCATTCGGGTCCCGCTGAACACCGCGCTCGCCGCTCAAGAGCACTCGTTGAGTGAGACGCGAGGAGTCCAGCGCCATCCCCCGCGCTTCCGCTTCTCCGCGCAGAAGGAAGTGGGCCGTCTCCCCCTGTTCCCGCTGCGTCACAAGAAGCGCACCGTCGGCCCGCATCACACGGAGAGCCAGTCCCAGCGCACGACGCACCAGCCGTTCGTGATCCAGCGAAGCGTCGAGGAGCTCACCCGCTTCGGCGAGCGCGGTCAGCTCCTCTACCTGCCGCAACGCCCGGCGAAGCCGGGCCGCCTCATCCGGGTTTTCCTTCACGACCGGCCTCTCATTCGACGAACACCCGGTCCTTCCCGTCGAACGGGGGCGAGAAGACGCTGACCACCTCCATCGGCCCGTCCAAAACACTGAGCGCATGGACCGTGCCGCGTGGAATCAGGAGGATCGACCCCGGCCCGACGGAGAGGGTCTCTTCGCCCAGACGCATCACTCCGCTTCCGGCAAGGATCACGACCGTCTCGTCATGGGTACGGTGCAGATGCGCCGCGACTTCGGAAGCGATCGTCAGGTGCGTGCAATCCGCAGTGCGGTGAGCACCCACGGGGCGGGCCGTGATGTTGGCGTGTGCTTCGGCGGGTACGCCCGGGTCGGCATGCCAGGCCACCGGCGCCGATCCTCGCGACGAAGCCATACGCCCCGCCAGCCACATCCCCGCGAGAGTCATGGCCCCCGCCAACGCGAGTGCCAGCAGGATTCGTGTGCGCGATGTGTGAAGAGTACTCATGATTCGCCTCCTTCCCCGACTGCCGCACAGCGTAGCCTATCATCGAGGAAAGGGCACTCCCCGGCCGCGTTGACTCCCCGCCGGAGGCGTGCCAGCATCCCCCCGGATCCGCCTACCACTCCGTTCCGGAGGCTTGCTGTGAACGCACTCCTGCTTGCCCTTCTTTCCGCAGCCGCTTTCCTGGCCGCAAACCGCTTCTACGGCGGCTGGATCCGCCGGGTTCTCCTTGAGGTCGACGAGACGGAACTGACGCCCGCGGTCCGCCTGAATGACGGCGTCGATTTCGTGCCTACGAGACGGGCCGTCGTCTTCGGCCACCATTTCGCGTCCATCGCGGGCCTCGGCCCGATTCTCGGCCCGGCCATCGCCGTCATCTGGGGCTGGGTACCGGCCGTTCTGTGGATCGTGTTCGGGACCATCCTCATCGGAGGCGTTCAAGATTTCAGCGCCCTGGTGCTTTCGCTTCGAAATGACGGGCGGTCCGTCGGTGATATCGCAGGCGAGATTCTGGGCCGCCGCGCACGGATCCTCTTTCTGGTCATCATCTACTTCCTGATGTCGCTGGCCATGGGCGTCTTTGCGCTGGTGATCGCAACGCTCTTCACGGCGGCTCCTGACGCGGGCCTCCATCCTGAATCGCATCCGGAAGCCGTCCTTCCCGTGGCGATCCTTCTGGCCATCGCGGTCCTCATGGGACTTGCGCTCTACCGCTGGAAACTCCCCTTCGGTCCTGTCACCCTCGCGGGCGTCGCGCTGTCTTTTCTGGGCGTTCTCTGGGGGCAGGCGCATCCCGTCACGGGAGTCGTCCGGGAGACCTGGATCTTCGTGCTGCTCGGGTACGCATTCGTGGCATCGGTACTGCCGGTCTGGCTCCTTCTTCAGCCTCGCGACTACCTCAACTCCTTCCAGCTTTACGCCGGGATGCTGCTCATGTTTCTCGGCCTCGCCGTGTCGCGGCCCGAGGTCGTCGCCCCGGCCATCAACCACGCCCCCACCGATCTCCCGCCGATCTTCCCCTTCCTCTTCATCACCGTGGCCTGCGGGGCGGTCAGCGGATTCCACAGCCTCGTCTCTTCCGGAACGACCGCGAAGCAGATCGCGCACGCGCGCGACGCGCAGACGCTGGGCTACGGCGCCATGGCCACCGAGGGAATGCTGGCGATTCTGGCTGTTCTCGCCTGCACCGCCGGACTCTCCTCCTCGGCTGAATGGCACGCGCACTATACCGGTTGGCAGGCCGCGGGCGGCCTCGGCCCGAAGGTCGGCGCCTTCATCACGGGCGCCGCGACCTTCGTCCATTCGCTGGGAATCCCCATGGCCACGGCGACCGCCTTCACCGCGGTGGTCGTCGTTTCCTTCGCGCTGACCACACTCGACTCCGCCACGCGCCTTCTCCGCTACAACATTCAGGAACTGGCCCGTGCGGCCGGGCTCCCTCCCGGACTGTCCAACCGCTATCTCGCCTCGCTGGTTGCCGTGGCCTCCATTGCCTTCTTCGCGCTGCTGCGTATCGGGGGGAAGCCCGCGGGGATTGTTCTGTGGGAACTCTTCGGCACCACGAATCAGCTTCTCGCCGCGCTCGCGCTCCTTACCGTTCTCGTCTGGCTGGTTCGGCGGCGGCGTCCCGCGCTGCCCGTCGCTCTGCCCATGATCTTCATGTTCGTGATGACCCTCGCCGGGATGACCATCAAGATCCGGCACTTTTACGCACAGGAAGCATGGCTCGTCTTCGGCTTCGGACTGGGTCTGGGAGTGCTGGCGGTGTGGCTCGCGATCGAGGGAGTGCTGGCGCTGCGACGCGCTAGCTCGTCCGCCGGGCGACCAGGCGAAGCCGCGCTGCCGTCTCCACCACGGTAAAAAACCAGCCCAGCGCCGCACCCACGACGGCTCCGCCGAGAATGTCCAGCGGGTAGTGAACGCCGCAATAAACACGCGACCATGCCACGACGGCGGCCAGCAGGAGAGACGGCCACCACCCGCGAAAGCGCAGAGAAAGAAATACTCCGGCGGCAAAGGTGTTGGCGGCGTGGGCCGAAGGGAACGAGTAGTCGTGGGCGCCGATCAGCTTACGGACATCATCCAGTTCCTTGAAGGGCCGGGGGCGCTCGAACCACGGTTTGATGGCGTCGTCCACGAGAAGGTCCGTCGCGGCGACGGCCACGATGGCGAAGAGAATCCCTACGCGCGTGGATCCACTCCCGCGCGCCAGGCCCACCAGAAGCAGCACGACCAACGGTATTCGCCAGTGGTCAAAGTCCGTCAGATACGGCATCACGACATCCAGCACGGGATGCGTCCATGCCTCATTCATGAGACGGAACAGGTGCTCATCGAGGGCGAGAAGTGCGTTCATCGTTCCCCTTCACTTCGGGTCCACCATGGAGACTCCCAAGCCGTCTCACCGTCGGCCAGCACGACCCGCACATACAACCACGGCGACGCCGGCCTGTCTCGCCCCTTCAGGAAACGCCGCGTCACCTGCCGCCCTCCGCCCCGCCGGCGCTCCACCACGCCGTCGGTCCCGACCAGTTCGATTCTCTCCACCGGTTCAGGCGAAACCACACGAATGCGAAGAGCGCCCGCGGGCCATGCATCCACGACCCTCCCGGGGAGGACGCCTCCCCAGTCCGTATCCAGCAGAATCCGCGCTCCTGTCGTCCCGTAGACATGGCGGTCCCGCATCGCGTCCCACACCGCCTCACGCGTACACGCAGCGGCGCGAAATGCCACCAGCCCGTGAGTGGCCGCCCCCGCGGATCGATGCCCCGGGTGCCCGTCGTGAGTATCTCCCGACGCCAGAAAGCCCAACCGGTGTCCTGCATCCAGCGCGGCACGCACAAATCCCTCTGGAACCGGATCGTAGATCATCCCCGGAACTCCCGGTGCCTCCGAGGACCCGTGGATGGAACAGATCTCCACCACCGTTTCCATGTCGTCCGGTGAGGGCACGCTCCAGTCCACCGCGATCGGACCGCCACCCGGATGGTGCGGAATGGTCATGGCCCCATACGGCGCGACCCGTTCCCAGAGTTCCTGCGGGGTGTCGCTGGCCGCGTCCCGATGCTCATAGACGCGCCCCTCCACGCCCGGGAAGTAGACATTCCGATGGCCCCAGGTCCACGAGGTCCACTCGTATCCGAGAAGCGTCGCGAACCGCCCGGGATCGTAGGCATTCTGCGTGGCCTGCCTGACCATGGCGAAAGCGGCTTCGTCCAGCGGAGCCACGCCGTGGGCGTCGTGATCCGTTACGCACGCGACATCCAGTCCGGCGACATCCCGCGCAAACTCCAGCAACTCGCGGGGAGAGCCGGTGCCGTCCGACAGCGCGGAATGACAGTGAATGTCGCCCCAGAGGAGATTCCGGAGCGAGGAGTCCCGCTCCACCAGAAGCAGGTCTCCCTGTCCGCGCAAGGCTCCCGAGCCCCCATTCAGCACGGCGTGGATTCGCAAGAGACCGGCCTCGCGGACGAGCAATCCCACGCCCGCACTCCTTCCCCCGGGAGTCACGCCGACATCCTCCGCTCTCGGGAGATCGGCGGACTCCTCGCCGGGGTGGGCGAGGTCTGTCGTGAAGACCGACAGCGTCCCTCCGGGAAGCACGGCGCGATTCCCAAAGCGGTCCAGAGCCGAAACCCGTACGGAAACGCGGGCTCCTGGTTCCACCACCGCCGGAGCGGCGAGCGTCAGTCGCACCGCCTCCGCCGGGAGGATGGCCAGCGTCGGCGCGTTCTTCACCGTCGCAAAGACACCATCCGCATCGGCGTCCGTCTTGATGAGAAGTTCCTCGAATGCTTCCGCGTAAGAGTCGGCCCGCGCAAGACTTCCCGGGTGCCCCCCGCTCGTGTCACCGTAGACGAAACGGACCGTGTCCCCTTCCGCGAGGCGGCCGCGGTCCAGTAGGGCCACCAGACTCATGGGGGGTGCGCCTTCGTGGAGGGTGAGCGTCACATCCTCCCGGGAGCAGGACACCGTGGTAAAACCGGCCGCACCCGGTGGCGCGACTCTCGGCGGAGACCAGCCCCAGAATGGGGACACCTGGAGGACGACCCCGCCCCCTTCGGCCATCCCCGACTCCCCGGCCACCCAGTCCACCGTCCACGATCCCCGGGAGCCCGCAACCACGGGATCCTCCGGGAGAATCCGCACGACTCCCTCGCCGTCACCTCCCGAGTTCACAGGAAGGGTGCGGTCTTCGTCGCAGGCATTCAGTAGAAACAAACAGAGACCGCCCGGAAGCAGGAAACGAACCCCGCTCCGGACGGTCCCGGTCACTCTCGGCATGCGCGTCAGACGCCCGCAGCCACGCCGCGCTTTTCTCGGATCCTGCGTGTCAGTTCGGGGAGGATCTTCAACGCATCTCCCACCAGACCATAGGAGGCGGCACGAAAGATGGGTGCCGTCTTGTCCTTGTTGATGGCGACGATGGTCTCGGAGGTCCTCATCCCGGCCAGATGCTGAATGGCTCCTGAAATCCCGGCGGCAATGTAGAGATTCGGGCGAACCACCTTGCCCGTCTGCCCCACTTGGTGCGGGTAGCTGATCCAGCCGGCGTCCACCACGGCCCGGGTGGCCCCCACGGCGCCGTCCAGCGCGTCCGCGAGTTCCTGAACAAGCTGGAAGTTCTCCGCGGACTGAAGCCCGCGCCCTCCAGCCACGATGACCTCCGCGTCGGAGAGGTTCACCCCTTCGCCCTCTTCCTTGCGGAACTCCAGGATTTCCACATCGTTCGTCTCTTCCGGGAAGGAGATGCTCTCCTCCACGACGGGTGGAGGATCTCCTGAGCCCGCGCCGGGATCCGCATACGCCTTCGGGCGCACCGAAATCACCGCCGGTCCGCCGCCCGGCCACTCGACGGTCTCCAGGAGTCTTCCGCTGTACACGGGACGCACCGCCTGAACGCCCGACTCTCCGACTTCGACCGACACGCAGTCCGCCGCGACCCCGGCACCCAACCGGGCTCCGAGCGACGCCGCGAACTCATGGCCGTTCGCCGTCGCGCCCACGAGGACCGCCAGCGGTTCCGCCTTCCCGACCAGCGTCCCCGCAGCCTCCACATACGCGCGGGCCCGATACCGCTTCAGTTCCGGAGCGGACACCGCAATCACGCCGTCCACGCCCAGCCCCGAAAGACCCGGCACGACCGCCGCAGCATCCTCGGCAAGAACGAGCGCCGTAAGGCTCCCGCCGGACGAATCCGCAAGGGTCCTTCCCAGTCCCAGCACCTCACGCGTGACAGGCTGGACGACCCCTTTCCAATGTTCTGCAACCACCCAGATATCTTTCGACATGATTGGCTCCCCCGCCTAGATCAGCTTGGCTTCGGCCAGCCGGGCCACCAGCGTCTCCGCCAGTTCCTCGGGCTCGCCCTGCAGCAGTTCTCCACCCGGTCGCGCCGGAGGAATGCTCATGCCGGTGACCTGCGTCCGGGACGCGGCCTCCACTCCCAGATCTCCCGCGCCCCATTCCGTCACCGGAGCCCGCGAGGCCTTTCGGATTCCCAGAATGGATGCGAAACGGGGTTCGTTGCTGTCCTTGGTCATGGCGAGAAGCGCGGGCAGGCGGCCCTTCACCACCTGAAGCCCCCCTTCCAGCAGGCGCTCCACGCAGATGGTCCCGGCCTCCTGGTCGATTTCGTCCACGCGGAACACCTCGGTCAGCAGCGTCATACCCAAGCGCTGCGCCACCATGGGCCCCGTCAACGCGGTGTTCGTGTCGATGGTCTGCCGCCCCACGAAGACCAGATCCACTTCGCCGACCTTCTCCACTCCGGCGGCCAGTACCGCCGCCGCACCCGAGGCATCGAGCCCCTCGAACGCATCGTCCTTCAGATGCACGGCATGGTTCGCCCCCATGGCCAGCGCCTCGCGAAGGCTCTCCACCGCCGTCTCCGGGCCCAATGTCAGGGCCGTGACTTCCCCACCATGGGATTCGCGCGTCTTCAACCCCTCCTCGATGGCAAAGTGGTCATACGGGTTGGTCACCGACTTGGAGTCCGACTCCACACTTCCGGCGCCCCCGGCTTCCCCGCGAATCGAGGGGGCTTCCGGGACCTGCTTGATCAGCACCACAGACTTCATTCCAGCATCCTCCTGCATGAGCAACCCGCCCCGTGCTCCCGTCAGATTCGCGGGAGGACGACGCCGGTCTGGGCCTGGTACTTCCCCTTCTTGTCTGCGTAGGAGACCTTGCAGACTTCATCCGCTTCCAGAAAGAGCACCTGCGCGATGCCCTCATTCGCATACACCTTGGCCGGCAACGGCGTCGTGTTGGAAATCTCCAGCGTTGCAAAGCCTTCCCACTCCGGCTCGAACGGCGTCACATTCACGATGATGCCGCAGCGCGCATAGGTGCTCTTCCCCACGCAGACGGTGATGATGTTCCGCGGGATTCGCATATACTCCACCGTCCGGGCCAGCGCAAAACTGTTCGGCGGAACGATGCACACATCCGACTCCACCTCCACCAGTGAAGAAGCGTCGAAGCTCTTCGGATCCACGACGGCAGAGTTCACATTCGTGAAGATGCGGAACTCATCCGCGACGCGAATGTCGTATCCGTAGGATGAGACGCCATATGAAATCACGCCTTCCCGCACCTGCTGTTCTTCAAAGGGTTCGATCATTCCCTGCTCGCGCGCCATGCGCGTGATCCAGGCATCGTTCTTCACCGGCATGCGTGGCTCCCTCTCTATGAGTCCGTCGGGCCCGGAAGCCCCGGAGGCACCGGACCGTTCGCGGCAGCGGCCGCCTCTTCCGCTGCCGCCAGTTCGGCAGCCTCGGCCGCAGCCTGTCGACGGTCTGCGAGTGCCGTGGCCTTCGCGGACATGATCTTCCGCACGGCCTTCCCGACACCTTCCACGAGTTCCATGCCCACGCGGGCCTGCCCTTCCCGCGTCATCGACCCGATGTGCGGCAGAAGCAGTGTCCTCGGATGGGCTTTGAGCCGATCCAGCGTCTCACCGGGCGGCTCCACCGCGTAGGTGTCCAGCGCGCAACCCGCCAGATGTCCGCTCTCCAGGAGGTCCGCAAGCGCGACCTCGTCCACCAGCCCTCCCCGGCCGAAGTTCAGGAGGAACGAACCCTTCTTCATGGCCTCCATCTCTTCACGACCCATGAGGCTTCCGGTCTCATCCTCCAGTGGCACATGGAGAGAGACAAAGTCCGCGCGGCTCAGCACATCTTCCAGCGTATGGAGATGCACGCCCGCGACATGGCTCTCATCCAGATAGGGATCATAGGCGACGGCACGCATCCCGAACGCCTGGGCCATCCGCGCCACTTCTCTCCCGATCCGACCGAAGCCGATCACGCCGATGAGCTTCCCCTTCACTTCCATGCCTTCGAATCTCTTCCGGTCCCATTCTCCCGAGCGAACGAGCGCGTCCGCGGCGTGAATATTCCGCGCGAGATCCAGAACCGCTCCCAGCGTGAGTTCCGCCACGGAGACCGTGGTTGCGTCCGGTGTGTTCACGACACGAATGTCCCGCTCCGAAGCGGCGTCCATGTCGATATTGTCCACGCCGATCCCGGCTCTCCCGATGACCTTCAGCCTGCGTGCCGCCTGAATCACCTCGGCGGTCACTTTCGTCCCGCTGCGAACGATCAGCACATCGGCGTCTTCCACTCGGCCGGGGAGGTCTTCGGGGGCAACGCCCAGTCTCTCCTCCACAGCCCACCCCGTCTCCTCTTCCAGGCGACGGATGGTCTCCTTCGTAATCCGGTCCAATACGACAATTCGCTTCATCAGCACAACCCCTGGATCTCATCGATCCACATCAGCAGTTCGTTGACATCATCCATCCGGATCTCTCCCATGTGAGCGATCCGGAAGGTCTCGTTTTTCAACCGTCCATATCCGTTCCCGATGACTACGCCCCGTTCCGCCAGAGCTTCATTCAAGCGGGCAATATCGATCCCGCGGGTGTTTCGTACCGCGGTCAATGTGATCGACTCCGTTCCTTTCTCGGGAAAGAGCTCGAAATGCTCCCGGGCCCACTGCTGCACCCGGCCCGCCATGGCCCGGTGCCGGGCTTCCCGGACCGGCATCGTCTCGGTGAGGATCCGGTCGAGCTGGCGATCGAGCGCGTAAAGATGAGAGATCGAGGGAGTGGTCACTCCCTGACGCTTCCGGAACGCATCATAGTGCCTGACGAAGTCGAAGTAAAAGCCTCTATTTTCGACTTCGCGAGCCCTGTCCACCGCCCGATCGCTGACAGCCATGACCGAGAACCCGGGCGGAACCGCCACCGCCTTCTGCACGCCCGCGAGGAGCCCGTCCAGGCCGAGTGCGTCAAAGTCGATGTCCACCGCCGCCAGAGAACTCACGGCGTCCACGAACAGGAACACCTCCGGATACTCCTTCACCACGGCCGCAATCTCCGCCAGAGGATTCATCACGCCTGTCGAAGTCTCGTTGTGCGTCAGGAGAACCGCGTCATAGTCTGACGAACTCAGCGCATCGGCGACCCGATCCGGCCGAACCGCCTCGCCCCAGGAGAACTCCAGCCGGTCCACCGGGAGACCGTTCATCTTCGCGATGGCTTCCCAACGGTCGCCGAAAGCACCGCAGCTCACAGCGAGAATTCGCTTCGTCGACCCGTTCCGCACACACGCCTCCATGAGGCCGGTGGACGAGGAGGTCGAGAGGAAGACGGGGCTTTTCGTGTGGAGCAACCGCTGGATCCTGCGAATCACCCGTTCGCCGAGCTCCGTAGCCTCCTCCGACCGATGCCCCACCGGCGGGCGGGACATTTCTTCGCGGATGTCCGGCAGAACCTCGGTCGGCCCCGGAATGAAGAGTCGCTTGTGCATCCGTATCTCCCGCCCCTCTACAGCGTCGGGAAAAGCTACCAGCGCACCCCTCTCCGGGAAAGGCCAAAGCCGTCAGTTCGGCTGTCTTGACGCGCACACGGCGCCCGGCTAGGCTGCCGCACGGTGCCGCAATGGACGCACACCGGGCATCCACGGAGGGGGCCTCATGATTCACACGGACATACTCGACCTCGTGGGGAACACTCCCCTCCTGCGCCTGGGCACAATCCCGCGTGAGGGCGACGCCGAGATCATCGTCAAGCTGGAGTCCTTCAATCCGGGCGGCAGCGTCAAAGACCGCATCGCGGTCCGCATCGTGGACGACGCCGAGGAGAAGGGGCTTCTGAAGCCCGGCGGCACGGTCGTGGAAGCCACCAGCGGAAACACGGGCGCCGGACTGGCGCTGGTCTGCCTTCGCAGAGGATACCGGGCCATCCTCGTCATGCCGGACAAGATGTCGCAGGAGAAGATCCGCTATCTGAAAGCGCTCGGAGCTCAAGTGGTCATCACACCCACGGCGGTCCCTCCGGATGACCCGAGAAGCTACTACTCCGTTTCCAGCCGCATTGCGGAGAGTACGCCCAACGCCATCCTCGCCAACCAGTACTTCAACCCGGTGAACCCGGAGACCCACTACCGTTCAACCGGGCCGGAAATCTGGGAGCAGACCGATGGCAAGCTCGACTACTTCGTCACGGGCATGGGAACCGGCGGGACCATCACCGGAACGGCGCGCTTTCTCAAGGAGATGAATCCCGGGATCCAGATTGTCGGCGCGGACATCGAGGGTTCCATACTGGAGGAGTACTTCCGAACGGGTGAGATCGGCGATTCACACCCTTATCTGGTCGAAGGCATCGGCGAAGACATGGTCCCCGGAACGCTCTCCATGGACAACATCGACGACATCATCACGGTGTCGGACCGGGACTCCTTCATCATGGCCCGGCGACTCATGCGCGAGGAGGGACTCTTCGTGGGCGGGTCATCCGGGACGGCTGTCGCGGTGGCCGCGCAGCTGGCTTCCCGGATCGGCGCGGACAAGCGAATCGTCGTGCTGATCCCCGACCACGGAGACCGCTACCTCTCCACATTCCACGGCGACGAGTGGATGATCGAGATGGGCTTCATGGACCCCGATTCACTCACCACCGCAGAGGTTCTCGCGGCCAAGCCGAACGCTCCCACCGGACTCGTGCAGGCGACGCCCGACGAGACCGTGCGGGAAGCGCTGGAGCGAATGCGCGGGACGGGCGTTTCTCAGGTCCCGGTGATCGACAAAGGCCGCGCCGTGGGGTCTCTCGAAGAAGCCCTGGTCATGGGATGCGTACTGGACAACGCGTCGATCCTGGAGGAACGCGTCTCCACAGTCATGGGCGACGCCTTCCCGGAGGTCGCGTCCACCGAACCCGCCGAATCCGTACTTCACCATCTCTCGGAGCGACGCGCCGCGGTCCTGGTGAAGGCGAGCGGTAACGAGTTCTCCGGCATTCTCACCCGTTTCGACTTCCTCAAGTTCATTCACGCCTGACACAGGATACCGCCATGGGATTCTCCACCGACGCAATCCACGCCGGGCAACGACCCGACCCGACAACCGGCGCCATCATCACTCCCATCTATCAGACCTCCACATATGTTCAGGACAGCATTGCGTGTCACAAAGGCTATGAGTACTCCCGCACGGAGAACCCCACGCGCGAAGCCTACGAGGCCAATGTCGCCACGCTGGAAGGCGCGCGGCACGGGATCGCGTTCGGATCGGGAATGGCGGCTATTGACGCCATCGGATCGTTGCTGGATGCG
This region includes:
- a CDS encoding SpoIIE family protein phosphatase — encoded protein: MKENPDEAARLRRALRQVEELTALAEAGELLDASLDHERLVRRALGLALRVMRADGALLVTQREQGETAHFLLRGEAEARGMALDSSRLTQRVLLSGERGVQRDPNAPGARASARILGSPPAVRIAVPLKRLDRVLGSLEVAFREEPPPRVLGSEGALAALADHLAVALDNARLARDLERRIRELSLLRDIGTKISAQLDLDELLDAILDALEELVPSNASGIFLIRDETREIRREKLRGYAPERFDEVRLKVGHGILGWVADRGEGVAVGDVHADPRYVNARKATRSEMAIPIRTEGRVIGILNLESDDAAAYGTRDLDRLVAFADQAAISIGNARMYAEVRKKRALEEELRVARHIHRTLLPHTTPAVEGHTLAGRNDPSSDVGGDYFDFLPMENGRWAVLIADVSGHGIPASLIMAGFRAEVRAAFRISDDPRRVLSVVNRSLAAELDADRFVTALVSVYDPATGTLVYSNAGHEPGLVVRRDGSVDSMEAGGLLLGAFPEAEYERGEVHLGAGDRVLLFTDGLIDDPRGDGASRGTEELLRLAKEHRNLPAAELPDRILREMEPAQLTGGGPRGEDADIEADDRTLVILAKRNLTGDRAGEGAAPPG
- a CDS encoding cupin domain-containing protein, which codes for MSTLHTSRTRILLALALAGAMTLAGMWLAGRMASSRGSAPVAWHADPGVPAEAHANITARPVGAHRTADCTHLTIASEVAAHLHRTHDETVVILAGSGVMRLGEETLSVGPGSILLIPRGTVHALSVLDGPMEVVSVFSPPFDGKDRVFVE
- a CDS encoding carbon starvation protein A, which produces MNALLLALLSAAAFLAANRFYGGWIRRVLLEVDETELTPAVRLNDGVDFVPTRRAVVFGHHFASIAGLGPILGPAIAVIWGWVPAVLWIVFGTILIGGVQDFSALVLSLRNDGRSVGDIAGEILGRRARILFLVIIYFLMSLAMGVFALVIATLFTAAPDAGLHPESHPEAVLPVAILLAIAVLMGLALYRWKLPFGPVTLAGVALSFLGVLWGQAHPVTGVVRETWIFVLLGYAFVASVLPVWLLLQPRDYLNSFQLYAGMLLMFLGLAVSRPEVVAPAINHAPTDLPPIFPFLFITVACGAVSGFHSLVSSGTTAKQIAHARDAQTLGYGAMATEGMLAILAVLACTAGLSSSAEWHAHYTGWQAAGGLGPKVGAFITGAATFVHSLGIPMATATAFTAVVVVSFALTTLDSATRLLRYNIQELARAAGLPPGLSNRYLASLVAVASIAFFALLRIGGKPAGIVLWELFGTTNQLLAALALLTVLVWLVRRRRPALPVALPMIFMFVMTLAGMTIKIRHFYAQEAWLVFGFGLGLGVLAVWLAIEGVLALRRASSSAGRPGEAALPSPPR
- a CDS encoding phosphatase PAP2 family protein is translated as MNALLALDEHLFRLMNEAWTHPVLDVVMPYLTDFDHWRIPLVVLLLVGLARGSGSTRVGILFAIVAVAATDLLVDDAIKPWFERPRPFKELDDVRKLIGAHDYSFPSAHAANTFAAGVFLSLRFRGWWPSLLLAAVVAWSRVYCGVHYPLDILGGAVVGAALGWFFTVVETAARLRLVARRTS
- a CDS encoding CehA/McbA family metallohydrolase; protein product: MPRVTGTVRSGVRFLLPGGLCLFLLNACDEDRTLPVNSGGDGEGVVRILPEDPVVAGSRGSWTVDWVAGESGMAEGGGVVLQVSPFWGWSPPRVAPPGAAGFTTVSCSREDVTLTLHEGAPPMSLVALLDRGRLAEGDTVRFVYGDTSGGHPGSLARADSYAEAFEELLIKTDADADGVFATVKNAPTLAILPAEAVRLTLAAPAVVEPGARVSVRVSALDRFGNRAVLPGGTLSVFTTDLAHPGEESADLPRAEDVGVTPGGRSAGVGLLVREAGLLRIHAVLNGGSGALRGQGDLLLVERDSSLRNLLWGDIHCHSALSDGTGSPRELLEFARDVAGLDVACVTDHDAHGVAPLDEAAFAMVRQATQNAYDPGRFATLLGYEWTSWTWGHRNVYFPGVEGRVYEHRDAASDTPQELWERVAPYGAMTIPHHPGGGPIAVDWSVPSPDDMETVVEICSIHGSSEAPGVPGMIYDPVPEGFVRAALDAGHRLGFLASGDTHDGHPGHRSAGAATHGLVAFRAAACTREAVWDAMRDRHVYGTTGARILLDTDWGGVLPGRVVDAWPAGALRIRVVSPEPVERIELVGTDGVVERRRGGGRQVTRRFLKGRDRPASPWLYVRVVLADGETAWESPWWTRSEGER
- a CDS encoding electron transfer flavoprotein subunit alpha/FixB family protein, which gives rise to MSKDIWVVAEHWKGVVQPVTREVLGLGRTLADSSGGSLTALVLAEDAAAVVPGLSGLGVDGVIAVSAPELKRYRARAYVEAAGTLVGKAEPLAVLVGATANGHEFAASLGARLGAGVAADCVSVEVGESGVQAVRPVYSGRLLETVEWPGGGPAVISVRPKAYADPGAGSGDPPPVVEESISFPEETNDVEILEFRKEEGEGVNLSDAEVIVAGGRGLQSAENFQLVQELADALDGAVGATRAVVDAGWISYPHQVGQTGKVVRPNLYIAAGISGAIQHLAGMRTSETIVAINKDKTAPIFRAASYGLVGDALKILPELTRRIREKRGVAAGV
- a CDS encoding electron transfer flavoprotein subunit beta/FixA family protein → MKSVVLIKQVPEAPSIRGEAGGAGSVESDSKSVTNPYDHFAIEEGLKTRESHGGEVTALTLGPETAVESLREALAMGANHAVHLKDDAFEGLDASGAAAVLAAGVEKVGEVDLVFVGRQTIDTNTALTGPMVAQRLGMTLLTEVFRVDEIDQEAGTICVERLLEGGLQVVKGRLPALLAMTKDSNEPRFASILGIRKASRAPVTEWGAGDLGVEAASRTQVTGMSIPPARPGGELLQGEPEELAETLVARLAEAKLI